The following DNA comes from Gopherus flavomarginatus isolate rGopFla2 chromosome 5, rGopFla2.mat.asm, whole genome shotgun sequence.
GGTACATAACAGGCTTTGGGGTGCTGGATTCGCCAATGGCTGCTGGCTTGAGTGTCTCCATTGTGCCTGCCCTGCTCACTGCACCTCTGCTGGGACTAGCGGGGCAGCCCCTGGCTAGCTGTAAAAGGACCGCTATGTGGCCTTCCAGTCCCTCTTGGTGAGCACCCCGTGTCTAACTCACGCCCCCTCTGGCCTGCTCACACACCTGGCTCCTCCAGGCAGGCTGAGCCTACTGGTCTGACCAGCAGAGCCCTGATGGAAATGCTGGGGGAAGCCAGAGCCACCCCCCGTTTGGAGCCATGCAGGCGTTTGAGAATTTTAGCTGCAAAAAACCAAGCCAGTTTATAAGAGAGAAAGGAAAGTTTATTAGAGCTGTTCCCCCAACTCGTGGGTCTACTCCAAATTGCTCTATGATTGCCCATCTCTGCAGAGACGCCGGGTGGTACATCACCCACAGGAGAGCTGCCACCCTTCCCCTGGAGCCCACCCGGTCGCCTTGTGCCAGAAGGGCTGGGTCACATCACTCCACTGTGCAGTGCCCTGCTTGGCAGCCGGTGAGCAGCCCAGTTTCTGGGCTGTGGATGGAGAGTGGGCCAGTCACCCTCAGAGAAAGGGTGGTGGCAGGTGAAGCAGGGTGGTATGGGGAGAGTCCCATGGAGGCAGCACAACAGTGCCTTGGCCTGaagccctgtgcctcagtgtgttggtggaaaggaggaaaggggagagagcCTCTCTGAGAATGATAGTGCTGCCAGCTGTTTGTAGGACAACAGCTAGTGTGCCACCCTGAAGCCGGGAGGAGAGCACTGCTTCTTCCCCAGCTCACCAAACAGCAGGAGGCAGCCAGATGCCGGTAGTGAGGGAGcaagcagagctggagagagaggtcgGAAGCGTAGGAAGTGTGGCAGGGACAGCCCTGCCTGGGAGGCATGGTAAGAGCCAGgacacctccctccccagccgGCTGTGGTGGGTCTAGTCTCCAGGTTGCGTTGCATGTGTGACAACGATGACTCCTGTTATCACGAGGATGAGCAAGAGGGACAGGACCAGGGCCATGATGTTCAGGCACTTGGCAGTGGAGCTGTAGCTGCTTGCGCCACTGTGGTCACCGACGACTTTACGATCCCTGgcctggagagagggagggaggcaaaACAGCGTGTGATCCTTGTGcttgggggcagggtgtgtgaCCCTCTGGGCTCGCAGTTCCAGGACCCTCAAATTTCCCTGAACTCAGGCTGGAGCATGCCAGTTTCAGGTGACCCCCCCCTTGGGGGCGTGGGCAGAGGTGTACGAATTTCGGGGCATggggtgtcataacctagtcccagttttggaccttagcgtccaaaatatgggggttagcatgaaaacctccaagcttagttaccagcttggacctggtaaagctgccaccacccaaaaaattagagtgttttggggcactctggtccccccaaaaaccttcactggggaccccaagacccaaatcccttgagtctcacaacaaaggaaaataaaccttttcccttccccccctccaggtattcctggagagatgcacagaagcaagctccgtgaatctaaacagagggattccaccctccccgtttccagccttggaaaacagaagtaccgagagctaatctctcttccccccctcacccagagggaatgcaaagtcaggctagtaaatctaacacacacagatttccccctgaattcttcctcccaccaattccctggtgagcacagactcaattccctggagttccccactaaagaaaaactccaacaggtcttaaaaagaaagctttatgtaaaaagaaggaaaaatacataaaaatggtctctctgtattaaggtgacaaatacagggtcaattgcttaaaagaaatatgaataaacagccttattcaaaaagaatacaattcaaagcactccagcaactacacacatgtaaaatacaaaaaaacatataaatcactatctgatcttttgtacttacaactgggaaacagaagattagaaagcaagagacagaaatcctcccatagccgagagagacacAGGcacaaaacaaagaactcagacacaaacttccctccacccagacctgaaaaagtctggtttcctgattggtcctctggtcaggtgcttcagattacctctttccaggtgtaagagacattaacccttagctatctgtttatgacatggggcTGTAAGAATCTGTGGGGAGAGGACGTGGGAGAATCTCCAGGCCCTGGGGCAATGGGTGGATGTGATATCAGGGGCCGTCAGATGTCGAGGGGATGGGCATGTCTGAAGCGGGGACCCTGGGGGCTGGGTTTAGGACCAAGCTATGTGTTTCTTATCAACCGCCTGCAGGAAACAGATGTTGCTCACGGGCAGAGAGAAACAACCAAGAAACTCCTCAGGcggccagggctgggagggggaagcGAGTTCCTGCAGCATTGCTCTGCACAGAGCGGCTGAGTGCAAGCAACAGGAGGTGGGAGATCTGTCAGATCCCCAATGTTGAGGCTTACAAAGCTGCACAGGGgcttatctgggccccccgagtCTATAACAGGAGAGGTGCCGTCCCCATCAGCCCCGAGGTCCCTGTGCATTTAGACTCAGCCCCCATCTCTCTCCCGGCAGTGGGGTTTCCTACatctggggcccagccccttgatTCGGTTCTCTTCCCTTTTAGGGCAGCTCTGTGAGCAACAGCACTCCCTTGTCCCAGCCACAGGGCTGTAGGATGTCCGCTCTCCCCCTCCAACCATTAGTACCCAGCCCCCAGCAATGGGGTCCCCATGCTCAGGGCCTCCTTTGTGGTTCCAGCTACCTCTCAGACTTGGCCAGCAGCTGCTTACTATCCCCTTCCTCTGGCCCCCGAGTCGGATGCTGGCAGGAAGAGGCCCAGCGTGGGAGCTCCGCAGGCTCTagctgggctggggaaagggggtggggcgggggggttgtGAAGGTTACAGAGCTGGGAAGTTGGTACTAAACTTTATCCGCTCCCAGGGCCAGCCCGGAATCCTGGcagcagtgggggcggggggacccCTCAGCCCAGCCTGGGCCACTCATGCCCAGCGGCTCTCGGGTCACCCCCTTTGGGGAGAGTAGGTGGCAGGGCGGGGACTCGGGAGAGGCCCGTTCTGAGGCAGAGGGGCAGGTGCCAGCGGCCACGGCCAGGTCAGCCCGAGGCCAAGGGCTAAGCCCGTCAAGGGCCGggcctcaccccagccccagcgtGGTACCGCACTCACCGCAGCACGTGGCCGCGGGCAATCGCCCCGTGAAGCTGAGACCCGCAGGCCCCAGACTGGCCCCATGGCCACACGGCATGCGTGGGGCGGGGCACGGGCCCCTCTCACCTTGATGGAGAAAACCAGCGCCATGAAGCCGAGGCAGCAGAAGTTCACGTAGAGGGTGCTGAAGATGGACCAGATGATGTGGTCGCGGGGCGGGGGCTCGTACGGGTGCATGCTGATAACCGTGGAGTTGACGGTGGACCCTGGGGAGACCACCCCGATCTCATGCTCTTCCTTCAGGTGCTCATAGTTGTGGTGTGGGAAGAGTTGGTTGCTGCGGGCCGGGAAGGCGTATGGGGGGTTGTCCATGTTCCTGCCGGGTGACCTACAGCTGCTGGCAGAGCCTGGGCAAAGAGGGAACTGCTGCGATCTCCCAGGCAGAGCTTAGGACTGGGGCAGCCTGGAGCTCAGAgcaaggagggaggaggtggagctgcaggaaagggctGGCCTTTAGTTTCCTGTTCTGTGTGCGGCTCTCTTTGTATTTCTCCACCTCCCCAGGCCTAAGTTTCAGTTTCCCAGCTATGTGAGAGCAAGTGGGAGAACAGAAAAGTTTCCTCTGCCAGCTGCGGTCCCAGGGCCCTGCAACCACAAAAGGTCTATGAGTAAGGTGACTGGAATcccgatattaggggctttgtcttgtaGAGGATGTTATTACCctggtatttttttattttttcacacttTCTCTCTGGTCACCGTATCtatggccctcagccctcttcccTGGGATTTGCTTTCCCAGCTGCTCAGCCAACCGCCTGGAGTGCCCATCCCGACTAAGTGGGCGACAGCTGatgtgcagctcctgctgcactGGTTACCACCACTCCCCCCCTGCCCTTTGCTATCtctggctgggatggggggcacaaAAAGACAGGCCCAGAGGGTTGCAGGCACTGCACCCCAATAGCTGGGGTAAACATTCAAGGCCCCGC
Coding sequences within:
- the LOC127051092 gene encoding interferon-induced transmembrane protein 3-like; the protein is MDNPPYAFPARSNQLFPHHNYEHLKEEHEIGVVSPGSTVNSTVISMHPYEPPPRDHIIWSIFSTLYVNFCCLGFMALVFSIKARDRKVVGDHSGASSYSSTAKCLNIMALVLSLLLILVITGVIVVTHATQPGD